A portion of the Acidobacteriota bacterium genome contains these proteins:
- a CDS encoding GGDEF domain-containing protein: protein MFSSMALVAGRTADLWERLWVAPDFAYAHVGAAGELLVARVRAVIGLLILIIPAVGVVLQPTVVLRVAFVLVALTLLQTLIVYQVLRRNGHLPGLGFVSSLLDVTLVSAGLVVAARSDAVTGGSAEGIAFLIYFLAIFATSLRFDARVCLVTGAAAVVQYTLLAVFLPSMSLASAADSSLFGSWLVHVARGVLLTAATFLASALVLRGRALRRLSIRDPLTGVMSRGFFEERLAEDAPRIEQRRDVAVCAMLDIDHFKAFNDQHGHSAGDQALRVIGSVLRASFRSSDIVARYGGEEFTVIVVGLDPVLALGRMEAIRRTVAESPVSLRGGRSAPMTVSIGVACFPVDGSSLQAVLAQADDRLYQAKAAGRNRVEGPTLDTLRSL from the coding sequence TTGTTTTCTTCCATGGCGCTGGTTGCGGGACGAACGGCGGACCTGTGGGAGCGCCTTTGGGTGGCTCCGGATTTTGCCTACGCGCACGTCGGCGCGGCGGGTGAACTGTTGGTCGCCCGCGTGCGGGCGGTCATCGGCCTGCTGATCCTGATCATTCCGGCGGTGGGGGTGGTTCTCCAGCCGACCGTGGTTCTGCGCGTCGCTTTTGTGCTCGTTGCCCTGACCCTGCTGCAAACCCTGATCGTCTATCAGGTGCTGCGGCGCAATGGTCACCTGCCGGGATTGGGATTCGTCAGTAGCCTGCTCGACGTGACCTTGGTCAGCGCCGGCCTGGTGGTGGCCGCCCGCAGCGATGCGGTGACCGGCGGTAGTGCTGAGGGTATTGCCTTCCTGATCTACTTCCTCGCCATCTTCGCCACCTCCCTGCGCTTCGATGCGCGGGTCTGTCTGGTCACCGGCGCAGCGGCGGTGGTGCAGTACACCCTGCTGGCGGTGTTCTTGCCGAGCATGAGCCTCGCGTCCGCCGCCGATTCCAGCCTCTTCGGCTCCTGGTTGGTCCACGTGGCCCGTGGGGTGCTGTTGACCGCCGCTACTTTCCTCGCTTCGGCCCTGGTGCTGCGCGGCCGGGCGCTCCGCCGCCTGTCGATCCGCGACCCGCTGACCGGCGTGATGAGCCGGGGCTTCTTCGAAGAGCGCCTGGCGGAGGACGCTCCGCGCATCGAACAGCGACGCGACGTCGCCGTTTGCGCGATGCTCGACATCGATCATTTCAAGGCCTTCAACGATCAGCACGGCCACAGCGCCGGGGATCAGGCTCTGCGGGTGATCGGTTCGGTGTTGCGCGCTTCCTTCCGTTCGTCGGACATTGTGGCGCGCTATGGCGGTGAGGAATTCACGGTGATCGTGGTCGGCCTCGATCCGGTACTCGCCCTCGGTCGCATGGAGGCGATTCGCCGTACCGTCGCCGAGTCGCCGGTCTCCCTGCGCGGCGGCCGGTCGGCACCGATGACCGTCAGCATCGGGGTCGCCTGCTTCCCGGTCGACGGCTCCAGCCTGCAAGCGGTGCTGGCGCAGGCGGACGACCGCCTCTACCAGGCGAAGGCGGCTGGTCGCAATCGGGTCGAAGGCCCCACCTTGGACACCCTGCGGTCGCTATAA
- a CDS encoding hydantoinase B/oxoprolinase family protein, whose translation MIGPVELELFTHRFEAIAREMGEMLQRTAVSTNIRERLDFSCAVLDADGRLVANAPHIPVHLGALGLCVRKLMAGGFADDGLRPGDAIVTNHPAWGGSHLPDVTVVSPVFAADERIGFVANRAHHAEIGGSRPGSMPPDARCLAEEGVVLEPFALVRDGISRWPELRRRMTSGPFPTRSYTENVADLHAALAANGRGAAVLAGLAAIHGNPVIRAAMTALASRSGTLVERALASRPAGRYEALHRLDDGAPIRVAVDLEGGRARIDFTGTGPVHRGNLNAPPAVVQSAVLYVLRLLVDEPLPLNEGLMKPVRLIVPEGMLNPPFPADPLAAPAVVGGNVETSQRVVDTLIEALSLAAGSQGTMNNVLFGNERFGYYETVGGGAGAGPGFAGADAVHSHMTNTRITDPEILEHRYPVRLERFAVRRGSGGAGRFRGGDGIVREMTFLQPVELSLLSQRRSEGPAGAAGGGPGSPGRQRLRRADGSGEDLPGIAGRSVMPGDRLVLETPGGGGWGGENE comes from the coding sequence ATGATCGGTCCCGTCGAGTTGGAACTCTTCACCCACCGCTTCGAGGCCATCGCCCGGGAAATGGGCGAGATGCTTCAGCGGACGGCGGTCTCGACCAATATCCGGGAACGCCTGGACTTCTCCTGCGCGGTGCTCGACGCGGACGGTCGCCTGGTGGCCAACGCGCCGCATATTCCGGTGCATCTGGGGGCCCTGGGCTTATGCGTGCGCAAGCTGATGGCGGGGGGCTTTGCGGACGACGGACTCCGGCCGGGGGACGCCATCGTCACCAATCATCCGGCTTGGGGAGGCTCCCACCTGCCGGATGTGACGGTGGTGAGTCCGGTGTTCGCCGCCGACGAGCGGATCGGCTTCGTGGCGAATCGGGCGCACCATGCGGAGATCGGCGGGTCGCGGCCCGGTTCGATGCCGCCGGACGCCCGTTGCCTCGCCGAGGAGGGTGTGGTCCTCGAACCCTTTGCCCTGGTGCGCGACGGCATCTCCCGCTGGCCGGAACTGCGCCGTCGCATGACCTCAGGGCCGTTTCCCACCCGTTCCTACACCGAGAACGTCGCCGATCTCCACGCCGCCCTGGCGGCCAATGGGCGCGGTGCGGCGGTGCTCGCCGGACTGGCCGCGATCCACGGAAACCCGGTGATCCGGGCGGCGATGACGGCGCTGGCGTCGCGCTCGGGAACGCTGGTGGAGCGCGCCCTGGCGAGCCGACCGGCGGGCCGCTACGAAGCGCTCCACCGCCTCGACGACGGAGCGCCGATCCGAGTGGCCGTCGACCTCGAAGGGGGTCGGGCTCGGATCGACTTCACCGGCACCGGGCCGGTCCACCGGGGTAACCTCAACGCGCCGCCGGCGGTGGTGCAGAGCGCCGTGCTCTACGTTCTGCGACTGCTGGTGGACGAGCCGCTGCCGCTCAACGAAGGGCTGATGAAGCCGGTACGGTTGATCGTTCCCGAGGGCATGCTCAATCCGCCGTTCCCGGCGGACCCGTTGGCGGCACCGGCGGTGGTCGGCGGCAATGTCGAAACCAGCCAGCGGGTGGTGGACACCTTGATCGAGGCCCTGAGCTTGGCCGCCGGCAGCCAGGGGACGATGAACAATGTGCTGTTCGGCAACGAGCGCTTTGGTTACTACGAGACCGTCGGCGGAGGTGCCGGTGCCGGGCCGGGCTTTGCCGGTGCCGATGCGGTACACAGCCACATGACCAACACCCGGATCACCGATCCGGAAATCCTCGAACACCGCTATCCGGTGCGCCTGGAGCGTTTCGCGGTCCGGCGTGGCTCCGGTGGTGCCGGCCGCTTTCGGGGCGGCGACGGGATCGTGCGCGAGATGACTTTCTTGCAGCCGGTAGAACTCTCGCTGCTCTCCCAACGCCGATCCGAGGGACCCGCCGGCGCCGCCGGCGGAGGGCCCGGCAGCCCGGGCCGGCAGCGGCTCCGGCGGGCCGACGGCAGCGGCGAGGACCTGCCGGGCATCGCCGGACGGTCCGTGATGCCCGGCGATCGCCTGGTGCTCGAAACCCCCGGCGGAGGAGGCTGGGGAGGGGAGAACGAATGA
- a CDS encoding NAD(+) synthase has product MNSSFRSLYSHGFARVAVGIPRVKVGTPAFNGDETLTLARQASEQRAAVVLFPELGLTAYTCDDLFHQDALLDASEQALDRLCEASRDLMPLLLVGLPMRHEDRLFNCAVAIYRGDILGVVPKSFLPNYREFYEKRHFASARQAIGPSCRLLGREVPFGTDLIFEATGIRNLVIHTEICEDLWVPIPPSTYAALAGATVLTNLSASNVTIGKADFRRALCAAQSGRCAAAYLFAAAGPGESTTDMAWDGQALIYENAELLAEAERFPRDGDLLVADIDLERLRQERLRLTSFGDSIGDLRQRLATFRRIPFDLAPPELDGPEDALPLKREVDRFPYVPSDRTLRDERCYEAYEIQIHGLMKRLEATGIDKVVVGISGGLDSTQALLVAIKTFDRLGLPRANILAYTLPGFATSERTLESARALMKVFGVSAEEIDIRPSARQMLEDLEHPFADGEPIHDVTFENVQAGERTSHLFRLANFHGALVLGTGDLSELALGWTTYGVGDQMSHYNVNTSVPKTLIQHLIRWEIQSGRFEGEASEVLQSILDTEISPELIPGNGDEADPDGPAQRTEEVIGPYELQDFHLYFVTRYGFRPSKVAFLAHHAWGDRKRGPWPETLPEDRRNEYDLATIKKWLGVFLYRFFKLSQFKRSASPNGPKVGSGGSLSPRGDWRAPSDGEAEVWLDELASVPDARPKA; this is encoded by the coding sequence ATGAACAGCTCTTTCCGCTCCCTCTACTCCCATGGATTCGCCCGGGTGGCGGTCGGAATTCCACGCGTCAAGGTAGGCACTCCCGCCTTCAACGGTGACGAAACTCTCACCCTGGCCCGGCAGGCCTCGGAGCAGCGGGCGGCCGTGGTGCTGTTCCCGGAACTCGGCCTGACGGCCTACACCTGCGACGACCTGTTTCATCAGGACGCCCTGCTCGACGCCAGCGAGCAGGCCCTCGACCGGCTGTGCGAAGCGAGCCGCGACCTCATGCCGCTGTTGCTGGTGGGCTTGCCGATGCGCCATGAGGACCGCCTGTTCAACTGCGCCGTCGCGATCTATCGCGGCGACATCCTCGGAGTGGTGCCGAAGAGCTTCTTGCCCAACTATCGGGAGTTTTACGAAAAGCGTCATTTCGCTTCGGCACGACAGGCCATCGGCCCGTCGTGCCGGCTCCTCGGCCGGGAGGTACCCTTCGGCACAGACCTGATCTTCGAGGCGACGGGCATCCGCAACCTGGTGATCCACACGGAGATCTGCGAAGACCTCTGGGTACCCATTCCGCCGTCGACCTACGCCGCCCTGGCCGGCGCCACGGTGCTGACCAATCTCTCCGCCAGCAACGTCACCATCGGCAAGGCGGACTTCCGCCGTGCGCTCTGCGCCGCGCAGTCCGGTCGTTGTGCGGCGGCCTATCTGTTCGCCGCCGCCGGACCCGGCGAGTCCACTACCGACATGGCCTGGGACGGCCAGGCCTTGATTTACGAGAACGCCGAGTTGCTGGCCGAAGCCGAACGATTCCCGCGGGACGGCGATCTGCTGGTGGCCGACATCGACCTCGAACGGCTGCGTCAGGAACGCCTTCGGCTCACCAGCTTCGGCGACTCGATCGGCGATTTGCGGCAGCGTCTGGCGACCTTCCGGCGCATTCCCTTCGATCTCGCCCCACCGGAGCTGGACGGACCGGAGGACGCCTTGCCGCTCAAGCGGGAGGTCGATCGCTTCCCCTACGTTCCCTCCGACCGGACGCTGCGGGACGAGCGCTGCTACGAAGCCTACGAAATCCAGATCCACGGCTTGATGAAGCGCCTCGAAGCCACCGGTATTGACAAGGTGGTGGTCGGTATCTCCGGCGGCCTGGATTCCACCCAAGCCCTGCTGGTGGCGATCAAGACTTTCGATCGCCTCGGCCTGCCGCGCGCGAACATCCTGGCCTACACCCTGCCGGGCTTCGCCACCAGCGAACGAACGCTGGAAAGCGCTCGCGCCTTGATGAAGGTCTTCGGCGTCAGCGCCGAAGAGATCGACATCCGCCCGTCGGCCCGGCAGATGCTGGAGGATCTCGAGCACCCCTTCGCCGACGGCGAACCGATCCACGACGTCACCTTCGAGAACGTACAGGCCGGGGAGCGTACCTCGCACCTCTTCCGGCTGGCGAACTTCCACGGCGCCCTGGTCCTCGGCACCGGCGATCTCTCGGAACTCGCCCTCGGCTGGACAACCTACGGCGTGGGCGACCAGATGTCGCACTACAACGTCAACACCTCTGTGCCCAAGACCCTGATCCAGCATCTGATCCGCTGGGAGATCCAAAGCGGCCGCTTCGAAGGCGAGGCATCGGAAGTCCTGCAGTCCATCCTGGACACGGAGATCTCGCCGGAACTCATTCCCGGCAACGGCGACGAAGCCGACCCGGACGGTCCGGCACAACGCACGGAAGAGGTGATCGGCCCCTACGAACTGCAGGACTTCCACCTCTATTTCGTCACCCGCTACGGCTTCCGGCCATCGAAGGTGGCCTTCCTCGCCCACCACGCCTGGGGCGATCGCAAACGCGGTCCGTGGCCCGAGACGTTGCCCGAAGACCGCCGCAACGAGTATGACCTCGCCACCATCAAGAAGTGGCTGGGGGTCTTCCTCTACCGCTTTTTCAAGCTCTCCCAGTTCAAGCGGTCGGCCAGCCCCAACGGCCCCAAGGTCGGATCCGGCGGCTCCCTTTCGCCGCGTGGCGACTGGCGGGCGCCGAGCGACGGCGAGGCCGAAGTCTGGCTCGACGAGCTGGCCAGCGTTCCCGACGCTAGGCCGAAGGCCTAG
- a CDS encoding DUF418 domain-containing protein, giving the protein MMTESDQSLESEAGEPTPTPAAARPVTKAQRIVTLDVLRGFAVLGILVMNIQSFAMPNAAYVNPTAYGDLSGANLVVWLVSHVLADQKFMTIFSLLFGAGIALMAGRMKARGTSGWYLHLRRMGGLLVIGMIHAYGIWGGDILVTYAVCGVVVFSCRNWSPRSLVVTAVAVLCVPMLFSTLGAVSIPDWPAAAVAETDADWQPDAQLLADEIAAYRGSWWQQMEYRKELARFFQGPAFLLWTLWRAGGLMLLGMAAFKLGILSGERSRRFYRNLTAGGLGLGIPIVAVGVVLHFEHGWDWRWSYFIGSFPNYLGSLLIAAGYVGWVVGASAAGRMFLQKSLAAAGQMAFTNYLGQSILCTLLHYGHGLGWFGSVERTGQAAVVIAVWIFQLLVSNWWLARFRFGPAEWLWRSMSYGRLQPMRR; this is encoded by the coding sequence ATGATGACCGAATCTGATCAGTCGTTGGAGTCCGAGGCCGGCGAACCTACTCCCACGCCGGCGGCCGCTCGGCCGGTAACCAAAGCGCAGCGGATCGTCACTCTGGACGTCCTGCGCGGTTTCGCGGTGTTGGGCATCTTGGTGATGAATATCCAGAGCTTCGCCATGCCCAATGCCGCCTACGTGAACCCCACCGCCTACGGCGACCTGAGCGGTGCGAACCTCGTTGTCTGGCTGGTGAGCCACGTGCTGGCGGACCAAAAGTTCATGACCATCTTTTCGCTGCTTTTCGGGGCCGGCATTGCCCTGATGGCGGGCCGCATGAAGGCGCGAGGAACCAGTGGGTGGTACCTGCATCTGCGGCGGATGGGCGGGCTGCTGGTGATCGGGATGATCCATGCCTACGGCATTTGGGGTGGCGACATCTTGGTGACCTATGCGGTGTGCGGTGTGGTGGTCTTCTCCTGCCGGAACTGGTCACCGCGATCGCTGGTGGTGACCGCAGTCGCTGTGCTGTGTGTGCCGATGTTGTTCTCCACTCTCGGTGCTGTTTCGATTCCCGATTGGCCGGCGGCGGCGGTGGCGGAGACCGATGCCGATTGGCAACCGGATGCTCAGCTCCTCGCCGATGAAATCGCCGCCTATCGCGGCTCTTGGTGGCAGCAGATGGAGTATCGCAAGGAACTGGCTCGGTTCTTCCAAGGGCCGGCCTTCCTGTTGTGGACCTTGTGGCGGGCCGGAGGACTGATGCTCTTGGGCATGGCCGCCTTCAAGCTGGGCATTCTCTCAGGCGAGCGCTCCCGGCGCTTCTACCGCAACCTCACCGCGGGTGGCCTGGGCTTGGGCATTCCGATCGTGGCCGTTGGGGTGGTGTTGCACTTCGAGCACGGATGGGATTGGCGATGGTCCTATTTCATCGGCTCCTTTCCCAACTACCTCGGGAGTCTGCTGATCGCCGCCGGCTACGTCGGCTGGGTGGTGGGCGCCAGCGCCGCCGGCAGAATGTTCCTTCAGAAGTCTCTCGCCGCGGCCGGGCAGATGGCCTTCACCAACTATCTTGGGCAGTCGATCCTCTGCACGCTGCTCCACTATGGCCACGGGTTGGGGTGGTTCGGTTCGGTGGAGCGGACCGGGCAGGCGGCGGTGGTGATCGCGGTGTGGATTTTCCAGCTCCTGGTGTCGAACTGGTGGTTGGCGCGCTTCCGCTTCGGACCGGCCGAATGGCTGTGGCGGTCGATGAGCTACGGTCGCCTCCAGCCGATGCGCAGGTAG
- a CDS encoding divalent metal cation transporter, producing the protein MKRLLSVLLWSAIAAAFIGPGTVTAAASAGAAHRYALLWALVFSTLTTFVLQEASGRLALHSGEDLAAALGRWAGGRWMAVLVAGAVILGCAAYQAGNLLGAVAGADLAFVRGDASGGTVPWLVALAVAAACLLFLGSPRAVARALSALVALMGVAFAIAAWRLAPPWGEVARGALVPDLPAGAGLLVLGLVGTTVVPYNLFLGSSLARGQSLAEMRFGLAVAIGLGGLISLAVMVTGAAVTGEFSFAAIGAVLGERLGAGARRLFYLGLLGAGLSSAVTAPLAAAITARGLARRKDGDLWNPRRLRFRAVWAGVLAAGLMVGLTGLQPVPVILLAQALNGVLLPIVTVFLLLAVNDRAALGSEGINGPWGNAALAVVSAVTVLLGVRLVALAVAKALGLPQPPGLAMVVLAGVLGLLLAVPLARRIRSLRENR; encoded by the coding sequence ATGAAACGTCTACTCTCGGTCCTGTTGTGGTCCGCCATCGCCGCCGCCTTCATCGGTCCCGGCACCGTCACCGCCGCCGCTTCCGCTGGCGCTGCGCACCGCTATGCCCTGCTCTGGGCATTGGTGTTCTCGACCCTGACGACCTTCGTCCTGCAGGAGGCGAGCGGCCGTTTGGCTCTCCATTCCGGGGAAGATCTGGCCGCCGCCCTTGGGCGGTGGGCCGGCGGCCGTTGGATGGCGGTACTGGTGGCCGGCGCGGTGATTCTCGGCTGTGCCGCCTACCAGGCGGGGAATCTCCTCGGCGCGGTAGCCGGCGCGGATCTGGCCTTCGTCCGGGGCGATGCCTCCGGAGGGACGGTGCCGTGGCTGGTCGCCTTGGCGGTGGCGGCCGCCTGTTTGCTCTTCCTCGGTTCGCCGCGCGCGGTGGCCCGGGCCTTGAGCGCCCTGGTGGCGCTGATGGGTGTCGCCTTCGCGATCGCGGCCTGGCGGCTGGCGCCGCCCTGGGGAGAGGTGGCGCGGGGTGCCCTGGTGCCGGATCTGCCGGCGGGAGCGGGCTTGCTCGTGTTGGGCCTGGTCGGCACGACGGTGGTGCCCTACAACCTGTTTCTCGGATCGAGCCTGGCCCGTGGTCAGAGCCTGGCAGAAATGCGCTTTGGTCTCGCCGTGGCGATCGGCCTCGGCGGTTTGATCTCCCTGGCGGTCATGGTCACCGGCGCCGCCGTGACCGGCGAGTTCTCCTTCGCCGCCATCGGCGCAGTGTTGGGTGAACGCCTCGGCGCAGGGGCTCGCCGGTTGTTTTACCTCGGGTTGCTCGGTGCCGGGTTGTCGTCCGCCGTCACCGCACCCCTGGCAGCGGCGATCACCGCCCGGGGGCTCGCACGCCGCAAAGATGGCGACCTCTGGAATCCCCGGAGGTTGCGGTTTCGAGCCGTATGGGCGGGAGTGCTCGCAGCCGGCTTGATGGTGGGCCTGACCGGCCTCCAGCCGGTGCCGGTGATCCTTCTGGCGCAGGCCCTCAACGGCGTTCTGTTGCCGATCGTGACGGTCTTCTTGCTTCTGGCGGTCAACGATCGCGCGGCTCTCGGGTCCGAGGGCATCAATGGCCCCTGGGGAAACGCCGCGCTGGCCGTCGTCTCGGCGGTGACGGTGCTCCTCGGGGTGCGCCTCGTCGCTCTCGCCGTCGCCAAGGCCCTGGGCCTACCGCAGCCGCCAGGGCTCGCGATGGTCGTCCTCGCCGGGGTCCTCGGTCTCCTTCTCGCGGTTCCCCTGGCGCGCCGCATTCGGTCCCTTCGAGAGAATCGCTAG
- a CDS encoding hydantoinase/oxoprolinase family protein produces MNRTSEPVARWRLWIDTGGTFTDCLARAPDGRWRRAKVLSSSTLRGRIEGRVGDRTLHLGGLAGAPQGLFDNCTLALLAGASPAAEGGADEIAVTGHRSVAGESDLQRIELASPAPTSWRKGVPISLRSPEEAPILAARWVTGTAARQPLPPIALRLATTRGTNALLERRGARTALLVTRGFADLLVIGDQRRPDLFALAIDRPAPLYSRVFEIDERMALRRDDEGGVAAGEALRPLPDDRLRELASTLAGQGFEAVAISLLHSDRYPDHERRAVELLSSAGLPISASAELAPMIGYQARTETAVVNAYLSPVIDSYLDGVEEALAPAGGSLRIMTSAGHLMGRNRFHPKDSLLSGPAGGVVGAAAAGRAAGCERIIAFDMGGTSSDVARWDGEFDLRFEHRVGTARLLAPALAIESVAAGGGSICHFDGVALGVGPESAGAMPGPACYGAGGPLTLTDVHLLLGRLDAARFGIPIDPPAALEAFRSVENQVREALGEVPPPERLLAGMLAIANERMAEAIRRISVREGKDPADYAMVAFGGAGGLHACSLAVKLGIRTVVIPADAGLLSARGLGAAAIERIARRQVLAPLTRCGGELPALLAALEDEARREVTVGESAASPRIHRREAELRLVGQESSLAIASPPAVTVEEVLKEGFAAAYEGRFGYRPEGELEVVSLMAAAVVGEDRSLPGVRSVPRAAGASHRRDLVGALGTVPVVERTALVAGVDLAGPLVVAEAHSTTMIEDGWRGHLHESGALVLERPEAER; encoded by the coding sequence GTGAATCGGACTTCGGAGCCGGTGGCCCGGTGGCGTCTGTGGATCGACACCGGCGGGACCTTTACGGACTGCCTGGCCCGCGCGCCGGACGGCCGCTGGCGGCGCGCCAAGGTGCTCAGTTCGAGCACCCTCCGCGGCCGGATCGAAGGTCGCGTGGGCGACCGAACGCTTCACCTGGGCGGTCTCGCCGGGGCGCCGCAGGGTCTGTTCGATAACTGCACTCTCGCACTCCTCGCCGGCGCCTCGCCGGCTGCCGAAGGCGGCGCCGATGAGATTGCGGTCACCGGTCACCGGAGCGTCGCCGGCGAGTCCGATCTGCAACGAATCGAACTGGCGTCGCCGGCACCCACCTCCTGGCGAAAAGGGGTGCCGATCAGCCTGCGCTCGCCGGAGGAGGCGCCGATTCTGGCGGCGCGCTGGGTCACCGGAACGGCCGCGCGGCAGCCGCTGCCACCGATCGCCCTGCGCCTCGCCACCACCCGCGGCACAAACGCTCTGCTCGAACGCCGCGGCGCCCGCACGGCGCTCCTGGTGACGCGTGGTTTCGCCGATTTGCTGGTGATCGGCGACCAGCGCCGGCCGGACCTCTTCGCCCTCGCGATCGACCGCCCGGCGCCGCTCTATTCTCGAGTTTTCGAGATCGACGAGCGGATGGCTCTGCGACGGGACGACGAGGGAGGGGTGGCCGCCGGGGAAGCCTTGCGTCCGCTACCGGACGACCGCCTCCGAGAGCTGGCGTCTACCCTGGCCGGGCAGGGATTCGAGGCGGTTGCGATTTCGTTGCTGCACTCGGATCGCTATCCGGATCACGAGCGCCGGGCGGTCGAACTCCTGTCTTCTGCGGGATTGCCGATTTCAGCCTCCGCCGAGCTGGCGCCGATGATCGGCTATCAGGCGCGCACCGAAACGGCGGTGGTCAATGCCTACCTGTCGCCGGTGATCGATTCCTATCTGGACGGAGTGGAGGAGGCCCTGGCGCCTGCCGGAGGCTCGCTCCGCATCATGACCAGTGCCGGCCACCTGATGGGTCGCAACAGGTTTCATCCCAAGGACAGCCTGCTGTCCGGTCCGGCCGGTGGCGTGGTGGGGGCCGCTGCTGCTGGGCGGGCGGCGGGCTGCGAGCGGATCATCGCCTTCGATATGGGCGGAACCAGCAGCGACGTGGCCCGCTGGGACGGCGAGTTCGACTTGCGGTTCGAACACCGGGTGGGCACGGCGCGGCTGCTGGCGCCGGCCCTGGCGATCGAGAGCGTCGCCGCCGGTGGCGGCTCGATTTGCCACTTCGATGGGGTAGCCCTGGGGGTGGGGCCGGAGAGCGCCGGGGCGATGCCCGGGCCGGCCTGCTACGGCGCCGGGGGACCGCTCACCCTGACCGATGTCCACTTGCTCCTCGGTCGCCTCGATGCGGCGCGCTTCGGCATCCCGATCGATCCGCCCGCGGCCCTTGAAGCGTTCCGGTCCGTCGAGAATCAGGTGCGAGAAGCGCTGGGCGAGGTACCTCCTCCGGAACGCCTGCTCGCCGGAATGCTGGCCATCGCCAATGAGCGCATGGCCGAAGCGATTCGCCGGATTTCCGTTCGCGAAGGGAAGGATCCGGCGGACTACGCAATGGTGGCCTTTGGCGGCGCCGGTGGGCTGCACGCCTGTTCCCTGGCGGTGAAGCTCGGCATCCGCACGGTGGTGATTCCGGCGGATGCCGGCCTGCTGAGCGCCCGGGGCTTGGGGGCGGCGGCGATCGAGCGCATCGCCCGGCGACAGGTGCTGGCGCCGCTGACCCGGTGCGGTGGGGAACTCCCGGCCCTGCTCGCCGCCCTCGAAGACGAGGCGCGCCGGGAGGTGACGGTCGGCGAGTCGGCGGCGAGTCCGCGGATTCATCGCCGCGAAGCGGAACTCCGGCTCGTCGGTCAGGAGTCGTCGTTGGCCATCGCGAGTCCGCCGGCGGTCACGGTCGAGGAAGTGCTGAAGGAGGGGTTCGCGGCGGCCTATGAAGGGCGCTTCGGCTACCGGCCGGAAGGGGAGCTGGAGGTGGTCTCGCTGATGGCCGCGGCGGTGGTGGGTGAGGATCGCTCGCTGCCGGGGGTACGGAGCGTACCGCGCGCCGCGGGTGCTTCCCACCGGCGGGATCTGGTGGGCGCTCTGGGTACTGTTCCGGTGGTCGAACGGACAGCCTTGGTGGCCGGAGTGGACCTCGCCGGACCGCTGGTGGTCGCCGAGGCCCACAGCACCACGATGATCGAAGACGGCTGGCGGGGGCACCTGCACGAGTCCGGCGCGTTGGTTTTGGAGCGACCGGAGGCGGAGCGATGA
- a CDS encoding PIN domain-containing protein — protein sequence MVPRSPAEGGLGRGEMRPKALADTGALLALLDADDRWHRACVTAFEELPLPLATTSAVLCELFHLLGDSEPGQAAVWRLLTTGALVLEPMAGEDLRPLEDLMVRYADRPMDFADATLVRLAERAGLSTVFTVDHADFETYRFAGRRTFGIRPLRQPVG from the coding sequence ATGGTTCCTAGGTCACCGGCGGAGGGCGGGCTCGGCCGCGGCGAAATGCGTCCCAAGGCGCTGGCCGATACCGGCGCTCTGCTGGCCCTGCTGGATGCGGACGATCGATGGCACCGTGCCTGTGTGACAGCTTTCGAGGAGCTTCCGTTGCCGCTGGCGACGACCTCGGCGGTGCTCTGCGAGCTGTTTCACCTGCTGGGCGACTCGGAGCCCGGCCAGGCCGCCGTCTGGCGCCTGCTGACCACCGGTGCGCTGGTGCTGGAGCCGATGGCCGGCGAGGATTTGCGACCTCTCGAGGACTTGATGGTGCGCTATGCGGACCGGCCGATGGACTTCGCCGATGCCACCTTGGTGCGCCTGGCCGAGCGAGCGGGCCTGTCGACGGTGTTCACCGTCGATCACGCGGACTTCGAGACCTATCGCTTCGCCGGCCGCCGGACCTTCGGGATTCGGCCGCTCCGGCAACCGGTAGGTTAG